The Pirellulales bacterium sequence GGGTTCAGTACTGGTTACTAGGGGTGCAAAGCGGATGGTTGCCTAAAAAAAGAATCCTTGCGGCATCGAAAATCGAGCCACTGGTTGATGCACTCAATGCCTGCATTGCGAAATGCGAGATAGAGGAAGCAACATCAAAATCAATGTAAGATTGAACGTCGCCAGTGCCGGTACAACACATCCATAAGTAAAGTTACCATCTGTGATTGACCACAAATTTTCAGCAGCTTATGGTAAAGATATGGATTATCAGAAAATCATTACCATCGAACCCGGCAAACGTGGCGGCAAGCCGTGCATTCGCGGGATGCGGATTGCTGTGTCTGATGTGCTGGATTATTTGGCCGGCGGCATGACACAAGAACAAATCTTGGTAGACTTTCCGGAATTAACCGCTGATGATATTCGGGCCTGCCTGGCATTTGCCGCCGATCGAGAGCGGCGTTTGGTTGCCGTGCCTAAGCAATGAAACTTCTGCTCGACCAGAATCTGTCCCAACATCTGGTCGTTACGTTAGCCGATTTGTTTCCCAATTCGGTACA is a genomic window containing:
- a CDS encoding DUF433 domain-containing protein, with protein sequence MIDHKFSAAYGKDMDYQKIITIEPGKRGGKPCIRGMRIAVSDVLDYLAGGMTQEQILVDFPELTADDIRACLAFAADRERRLVAVPKQ